Proteins encoded by one window of Winogradskyella sp. PG-2:
- a CDS encoding bifunctional response regulator/alkaline phosphatase family protein: protein MINILWVDDEIDLLKPHIIFLEQKQYTVTTCQSGTEALEIINDTNFDIVFLDENMPGLTGLETLNEIKERRANLPIVMITKSEEEYIMEEAIGNKIADYLIKPVNPNQILLSLKKNLDHSRLVSEKTTSNYQQEFRKISMDLSMVNSYGEWVELYQKLVYWELQLEGIEDAGMTDILESQKTEANMQFGKFIEKNYEDWFEPNTDAPVMSHTLFKDKVVPELSDKQSTLLIVIDNLRYDQWKAFEPIVNNHYKKASELSFYSILPTATQYARNAIFSGLMPADMEKLFPQYWKNDTDEGGKNMHEGDFLKAQLKRLGLSHVKHEYHKITNLKAGKKLVENFRSLKDNDLNVVVYNFVDMLSHSKTEMEVVKELASNDKAYRSLTLSWFKNSPLLEMIQLSQQLGFKLILTTDHGTINVNAPSKVIGDRDTSLNLRYKTGRSLTYQDKDVFAVKNPKSVHLPSLSMSSSFIFAKGDMFLAYPNNFNHYVSYYRNTYQHGGVSLEEMIIPFVVLDPK, encoded by the coding sequence ATGATAAATATTCTCTGGGTTGACGATGAAATCGATTTATTAAAACCACATATTATCTTTTTAGAGCAAAAGCAATATACTGTTACGACTTGCCAAAGTGGTACTGAGGCTTTAGAGATAATTAATGACACTAATTTTGATATTGTCTTCTTAGATGAGAATATGCCAGGACTTACTGGCCTGGAAACTTTAAATGAAATTAAAGAACGTAGAGCCAATCTTCCGATAGTTATGATTACCAAAAGTGAAGAGGAATATATTATGGAAGAAGCTATTGGTAACAAAATCGCTGATTACTTGATTAAGCCTGTGAATCCGAATCAGATTTTATTGAGTTTAAAGAAAAATTTAGATCATTCACGCTTGGTGTCTGAGAAAACCACATCAAACTATCAACAAGAATTCAGAAAGATTTCAATGGATTTATCCATGGTAAACTCTTATGGAGAATGGGTTGAACTCTACCAAAAATTAGTCTATTGGGAATTACAATTAGAAGGCATCGAAGATGCTGGTATGACTGATATTCTTGAATCTCAAAAAACTGAAGCTAATATGCAATTTGGTAAGTTTATTGAAAAAAATTATGAGGATTGGTTTGAACCGAATACAGACGCTCCTGTGATGTCTCACACTTTATTTAAAGATAAAGTTGTTCCTGAGCTTAGTGATAAACAATCTACTTTATTAATTGTTATTGATAATCTAAGGTATGATCAGTGGAAAGCTTTTGAGCCTATAGTTAACAATCATTACAAAAAGGCTTCAGAATTATCTTTTTATAGCATTTTGCCAACAGCAACACAATATGCTCGTAATGCAATATTTTCTGGCTTAATGCCAGCAGATATGGAAAAATTATTTCCTCAATATTGGAAAAACGATACTGACGAAGGTGGTAAAAACATGCATGAAGGTGATTTTTTAAAAGCACAATTAAAGCGATTAGGATTATCTCATGTAAAACATGAGTACCATAAGATTACGAATCTAAAAGCTGGCAAAAAGCTGGTTGAAAATTTTCGATCTTTAAAGGATAATGATTTAAATGTTGTGGTCTACAACTTTGTAGATATGCTTTCTCACTCAAAAACGGAGATGGAAGTTGTAAAAGAATTGGCATCTAACGATAAAGCTTATAGATCGTTAACATTAAGTTGGTTTAAGAATTCTCCTTTACTAGAAATGATTCAATTATCTCAACAATTAGGTTTTAAATTAATTTTAACGACAGACCATGGTACTATTAATGTAAATGCTCCTTCTAAGGTTATTGGAGATAGAGATACAAGTCTTAATCTTCGTTATAAAACTGGTCGAAGCCTTACTTACCAAGACAAAGATGTATTTGCTGTTAAAAACCCAAAGTCAGTGCATTTACCATCGCTTTCCATGAGTAGTTCATTTATATTCGCTAAAGGCGATATGTTTTTAGCTTATCCAAATAATTTTAATCATTATGTAAGTTACTATAGAAACACCTATCAACATGGTGGAGTTTCCTTAGAGGAGATGATCATTCCTTTTGTAGTTCTTGATCCTAAATAG
- the tsaE gene encoding tRNA (adenosine(37)-N6)-threonylcarbamoyltransferase complex ATPase subunit type 1 TsaE: MIIVKAIEFTYNLENIDYIASSVLEHLNSKIILFYGEMGAGKTTFINALLKEMHSEDTATSPTFSIVNEYKLLNDKVYHFDFYRIESIDEAYNLGIEDYFNTNNWMFIEWPERVKELLPENAQTITIEDLNVNKRSLKLTIETENLTKTIAMTEPKF, from the coding sequence ATGATTATAGTGAAAGCTATTGAGTTTACATATAATTTGGAAAACATTGATTATATCGCAAGTAGTGTTTTAGAACATTTAAACTCTAAAATCATTTTGTTTTATGGAGAGATGGGAGCTGGCAAAACAACTTTTATTAATGCGTTATTAAAGGAAATGCATAGTGAAGATACAGCGACTAGCCCAACATTTTCTATTGTAAATGAATATAAGCTCTTAAATGATAAAGTTTATCATTTTGATTTCTATCGAATAGAATCTATAGATGAAGCTTATAACCTTGGTATAGAAGATTATTTTAATACTAATAATTGGATGTTTATAGAATGGCCTGAGCGAGTTAAAGAATTATTACCAGAAAATGCTCAAACTATTACTATAGAAGACTTAAACGTAAATAAAAGATCCCTCAAATTAACCATAGAAACAGAAAATTTAACCAAAACTATTGCTATGACAGAACCGAAATTTTAA
- a CDS encoding alanine dehydrogenase, whose amino-acid sequence MSKSLSPFTKAQLLPQEETLEILKQKGELFIGIPKETHFQEKRVCLTPDAVSALTANGHRVLLESSAGEGANFKDKDYSEAGAEVTKDTAKVYSCPIILKVEPPSIDEISLINPQTILISALQIKTQSKAYFEALAKKRITALAFEYIKDEDGAYPAVRSLSEIAGTASILIASELLSNVNGGNGLMMGNINGVPPTEVLILGAGTVGEFAARSAIGLGANVKVFDSSITKLRCIQNNLGRTIYTSTMQPKNLLKALKRCDIAIGAVRGTNRSPVIVTEAMVDNMKRGSVIIDVSIDMGGCFETSEVTTHDHPTFEHNGVIHYCVPNIPARYSRTASVSISNIFTPYLLEIGEYGGLENALRFDRGLKNGLYFYHGILTNKSVAEWFGLDYNDANLLIF is encoded by the coding sequence ATGAGTAAATCTTTATCACCATTTACCAAAGCTCAATTATTACCTCAAGAAGAAACTTTAGAAATTCTTAAGCAAAAAGGTGAACTTTTTATAGGTATACCAAAAGAAACTCATTTTCAAGAAAAACGTGTTTGTCTAACACCAGATGCAGTTTCGGCATTAACAGCCAATGGTCATCGTGTTTTATTAGAGTCTAGTGCAGGTGAAGGTGCAAACTTTAAAGATAAAGATTATAGCGAGGCTGGTGCAGAAGTTACCAAGGATACAGCAAAAGTATACTCCTGCCCTATTATACTTAAAGTAGAACCACCTTCAATTGATGAAATTTCTCTCATCAATCCGCAAACTATATTAATATCTGCTTTACAGATTAAAACACAAAGTAAAGCCTATTTTGAAGCTTTAGCTAAAAAAAGAATTACTGCTTTAGCCTTTGAATATATTAAAGATGAAGATGGTGCTTATCCTGCTGTACGCTCACTAAGCGAAATTGCAGGTACAGCCTCTATATTAATTGCATCTGAATTACTCTCTAATGTCAATGGTGGCAACGGTTTAATGATGGGCAATATTAATGGAGTTCCACCAACAGAAGTCTTAATTCTTGGTGCAGGTACAGTTGGTGAATTTGCTGCACGTTCTGCTATTGGATTAGGAGCAAATGTAAAAGTATTTGATAGTTCTATTACCAAGTTGCGCTGTATTCAGAATAATTTAGGACGCACCATCTATACATCTACTATGCAACCAAAGAATCTTTTAAAAGCCTTGAAACGTTGCGACATTGCTATTGGTGCAGTGAGAGGAACTAACCGATCACCAGTTATAGTCACTGAAGCTATGGTTGATAATATGAAAAGAGGTTCCGTAATTATAGATGTAAGTATTGATATGGGAGGCTGTTTTGAAACTAGTGAAGTTACCACACACGACCATCCAACTTTTGAGCACAATGGAGTGATTCATTATTGTGTTCCCAATATACCTGCACGCTATTCTAGAACTGCCTCAGTTTCAATTAGTAATATATTCACCCCTTACTTATTAGAAATCGGTGAATATGGTGGTCTAGAAAATGCACTTCGTTTTGATCGGGGATTGAAAAATGGGTTGTATTTTTACCACGGCATTTTAACCAATAAATCTGTAGCCGAATGGTTTGGTCTAGATTATAATGATGCTAATCTATTAATTTTCTAA
- a CDS encoding NAD-dependent epimerase, with product MKVLVTGAAGFIGFYVSQVLSSKGHTVVGLDNINDYYDVNLKFSRLKELGVNRNDAEVFNTICKSENDQFSFIRMNLENREELPKLFKSENFDIVCNLAAQAGVRYSLENPETYVDSNLVGFLNILECCRHNNIEHLVYASSSSVYGLNEKIPFSTDDNVDHPISLYAATKKSNELMAHTYSHLFKNPTTGLRFFTVYGPWGRPDMAMFLFTDAIINDRPIKVFNHGKMERDFTYIDDIVEGVVRIIEKSTKTRIDNNDYYKVYNIGNNNSVKLLDFIKEIEFNLDKEATKKMLPIQPGDVERTWADVDELIKDYDYRPNTSIKDGVKSFIDWFKAYYN from the coding sequence ATGAAAGTATTAGTAACAGGTGCTGCAGGTTTTATTGGATTTTATGTGTCTCAAGTACTATCATCAAAGGGACATACGGTTGTTGGACTAGATAATATTAATGATTATTATGATGTTAACTTAAAGTTTTCTAGATTAAAAGAACTCGGAGTCAACAGAAATGACGCTGAAGTATTTAATACAATTTGTAAAAGCGAGAATGATCAATTTTCGTTTATAAGAATGAATCTAGAAAACAGAGAGGAACTTCCCAAATTATTTAAAAGTGAAAACTTTGATATTGTATGTAATCTAGCTGCTCAAGCTGGTGTTCGCTATAGCTTAGAAAACCCTGAAACTTATGTAGATTCAAACTTGGTAGGTTTCCTTAATATTTTAGAATGCTGTAGACATAATAATATTGAGCATTTAGTTTATGCAAGTAGCTCAAGTGTTTATGGTCTTAATGAAAAAATACCATTTTCTACAGATGATAATGTAGATCACCCTATAAGTTTATACGCTGCCACGAAAAAGAGTAACGAGTTAATGGCACACACCTATAGTCATTTGTTTAAAAATCCTACAACAGGTTTAAGATTTTTTACCGTTTATGGGCCTTGGGGAAGACCAGATATGGCCATGTTCTTGTTTACAGATGCTATTATAAATGATAGACCAATAAAAGTGTTTAATCATGGTAAAATGGAGCGTGATTTTACATATATAGATGATATCGTTGAAGGTGTTGTTAGAATTATTGAAAAGTCTACAAAAACTAGAATCGATAATAATGACTATTATAAAGTTTATAATATAGGCAACAATAATTCTGTAAAACTATTAGATTTTATTAAGGAAATAGAATTTAATTTAGACAAAGAAGCAACTAAAAAAATGCTACCAATACAACCAGGAGATGTAGAACGTACTTGGGCAGATGTAGATGAATTGATTAAGGATTATGATTATCGCCCTAATACTTCTATAAAAGATGGTGTTAAATCTTTTATAGATTGGTTTAAAGCATATTACAATTAA
- a CDS encoding nucleotide sugar dehydrogenase yields the protein MTITKICCIGAGYVGGPTMAVIAKKNPNIKVTIVDINQERIDAWNDADVSKLPIYEPGLAEIVEETRGKNLFFSTEIDKAIDESEMIFISVNTPTKTYGKGKGMAADLKYVELCARNIAEVATTDKIVVEKSTLPVRTAQAIKSILHNTGSNVNFEILSNPEFLAEGTAIQDLLNPDRVLIGGESESAIESLANIYGSWVSQDRILRTNVWSSELSKLTANAFLAQRISSINAISELCEHTEADVSEVARAIGMDSRIGSKFLNASIGFGGSCFQKDILNLVYIARSYGLNAVADYWEQVIILNDHQKRRFSDNLISTLYNTVSGKKIAMLGWAFKKDTNDTRESAAIYVADHLLSEQAQIAVYDPKVSEKKTQADLNYLNTRSEEENKSLMTSFEDPYEATKDAHAIAIMTEWDEFKSYDWKKIYSQMKKPAFIFDGRNILNKDAMESIGFEYSSIGK from the coding sequence ATGACTATTACAAAGATTTGTTGTATTGGAGCGGGATATGTTGGAGGACCAACTATGGCCGTGATTGCAAAAAAGAATCCAAATATAAAAGTTACTATTGTAGACATTAACCAAGAACGTATAGATGCTTGGAATGATGCTGATGTCTCTAAATTACCTATCTACGAACCTGGTTTAGCAGAAATAGTTGAAGAAACTAGAGGTAAAAACCTATTTTTCTCAACAGAAATAGATAAAGCTATTGATGAATCTGAAATGATTTTTATTTCAGTAAATACCCCAACCAAAACTTATGGAAAGGGTAAAGGAATGGCTGCAGATTTAAAATATGTTGAGCTTTGTGCACGTAACATCGCAGAAGTAGCTACCACAGATAAGATTGTAGTAGAAAAATCAACATTACCTGTAAGAACGGCTCAAGCTATAAAGAGTATATTACATAATACTGGTAGTAATGTTAATTTTGAAATCTTATCCAACCCAGAATTTTTAGCAGAAGGTACAGCAATACAAGATTTATTAAATCCCGATCGTGTTTTAATTGGTGGTGAATCTGAATCTGCTATAGAGAGTTTAGCTAATATTTACGGAAGTTGGGTTTCACAAGATCGCATTTTACGAACTAATGTTTGGTCTTCTGAATTATCAAAGCTTACAGCTAATGCGTTTTTAGCACAGAGAATTTCTTCTATTAATGCAATTTCAGAGCTATGTGAACATACAGAAGCAGATGTTAGTGAAGTAGCTAGAGCAATTGGAATGGACTCAAGAATTGGTTCTAAATTTTTAAATGCTTCAATTGGTTTTGGTGGTTCTTGTTTTCAAAAAGATATTTTAAACCTTGTGTATATAGCGAGAAGCTATGGACTAAATGCCGTTGCAGATTATTGGGAACAGGTAATTATTTTAAATGATCATCAAAAAAGACGTTTCTCAGACAATTTAATAAGCACTTTATATAATACTGTTTCGGGTAAAAAAATTGCTATGTTAGGTTGGGCATTTAAGAAAGATACTAATGACACTAGAGAGTCAGCAGCTATATATGTTGCAGATCATTTATTAAGTGAACAAGCACAAATAGCAGTATACGACCCCAAAGTTTCTGAAAAGAAAACTCAAGCAGATCTTAATTATCTAAACACAAGATCGGAAGAAGAAAACAAATCACTTATGACCTCATTTGAAGATCCATATGAAGCTACAAAAGATGCTCATGCTATTGCTATTATGACAGAATGGGATGAATTTAAATCTTACGATTGGAAGAAGATTTATAGCCAAATGAAAAAGCCTGCATTTATTTTTGATGGTAGAAATATACTTAATAAAGATGCAATGGAATCTATTGGATTTGAATATTCATCTATAGGTAAGTAA
- a CDS encoding acyltransferase family protein — translation MSNKNLNHMNLLRAVGISLVVLRHSFSPFRNSWDVSKYYEYNVIADCLGRYISTISMPLFVFISGYIYYFLRNNYGKYGDYKTMFKKKSRRLIIPYLILAPIYIYFLLDYDSILSFLSYLWKGTGHLWFLLMMFVMFLLYYNFEKFLQKHYIFSLLLGVALYFIVLPVNYINLQPLGLVCKYFIFFQMGNLFNKYSSEILNYLKGKVLIIFLTHLVIFSVYFYALKSFENKYVLFGINQVLVVLSVLSLCFIYGFLNVITTKYKGFVNKINPTVSFINHNSYYLYLIHEPLLKVFFTFVLVQQLPIIWAISLAFILSMGISLFLGHLLMKLKIGRALIGS, via the coding sequence ATGTCAAATAAAAATTTAAATCATATGAATTTGCTTAGAGCTGTTGGTATCTCTTTAGTGGTTCTTAGACATTCTTTTTCTCCTTTTAGAAATAGTTGGGATGTCAGTAAATATTATGAATATAATGTTATTGCTGACTGTTTAGGAAGATATATTTCTACTATTTCAATGCCTCTTTTTGTTTTTATCTCTGGCTATATTTATTATTTTTTACGAAATAATTATGGTAAGTATGGAGATTATAAAACAATGTTTAAGAAAAAATCTCGACGTCTTATTATACCCTATTTAATATTAGCACCAATATATATTTATTTTTTATTAGACTATGATTCCATACTTTCTTTTTTGTCATATTTATGGAAAGGAACAGGGCATTTATGGTTTCTCTTAATGATGTTTGTAATGTTTCTCTTATACTATAACTTTGAGAAATTTTTACAAAAGCATTATATCTTTAGCCTTCTTTTAGGAGTGGCTTTATACTTTATAGTCTTACCAGTAAATTATATTAATCTACAGCCACTAGGACTTGTTTGTAAATATTTTATTTTCTTCCAAATGGGTAACCTATTTAATAAATATTCTAGCGAAATATTAAATTATTTAAAAGGTAAAGTACTCATTATATTCCTTACACATCTTGTGATTTTTAGTGTATATTTTTATGCCTTAAAATCGTTTGAAAACAAATATGTTTTATTCGGAATTAATCAAGTTTTAGTAGTTCTAAGTGTATTATCCTTATGCTTTATTTATGGTTTTTTAAATGTTATAACTACAAAGTATAAAGGGTTTGTGAATAAAATTAATCCTACCGTTTCATTTATTAATCACAATAGTTATTATTTGTATTTAATACATGAGCCTTTATTGAAAGTGTTTTTCACATTTGTTCTTGTACAGCAATTACCAATAATTTGGGCAATTTCTTTAGCCTTTATTTTATCAATGGGGATTTCACTCTTTTTAGGACATCTTTTAATGAAGTTAAAGATTGGTAGAGCACTTATTGGTTCTTAA
- a CDS encoding T9SS type A sorting domain-containing protein, producing MYTVSVYDDLGNFDEDSVTVIVNPNPIADLGIDQTICQGETITLTADGGTSYLWSTGEITDSIEVSPIVETTYDVEVISNGCSSTDSITVFVNEAPNITVSDDIVIVIGDSTTLAVNGSDNYLWSTGETTAFINVNPTDTTTYTVSSLGATGCTTILEVTVIVIPEVIADAGSDTTICRDEIVTLAASGGGTYLWNTGETTAELVVSPLVTTTYTVTVEDDYGYADTDSVTITVNETPDITVSNDVVIVEGESTTLIASGGDNYLWNTGDSTASLIVSPMVTTTYSVISVADGGCADIEQVTVTVIPEVIAYAGEDITICSGEIVTLTATGGGTYLWNTGETVSQFDVVPLITTTYDVTVEDDYGYTDTDSITITVNQTLDITVSNDIMIIDGESTTLVASGGDNYQWSTSETTASIIVSPTITTTYSVTSLGASGCNDTEQITVTVIPEVIAYAGEDITICSGEIVTLNATGGGTYLWNSGDTTSQIEVTPLTTTTYIITVEDDYGNTDTDSVTITVNQTPSITVNDDVTIMNGQSATLNVSGSDNYEWSTGETTETIVVSPTDTTTYTVLSLGEGGCNDLEEVTVTVVPELIANAGADQEICNGESITLSASGGIIYTWNTGETSQQILVSPTVTTTYIVVAEDGFGNSDTDSVKITVNEVPNVTASDDIIIMDGESTTISAIGGNNYQWDTGETSASITVSPSATTIYTVSTIGVGGCEDTDQVTVTVIPELIANAGDDVTICRGDSVILNATGGETYLWNTGETTSQIEVSPIITTTYTITVENALGYTDTDDVTITVNETPNVTVSQNITITEGESTSLVANGAETYIWNNGSTFSTIVVSPTQTTTYMVIGTSANSCTAEAQVTVTVEEPFFASAGQDERVCSDDIYEVTLTATQGDSYLWSTGETTQTIVVSPLSTTTYIVTVTQGAQEDTDDVTVYVDPNPEVVIINGDSVDIMNGDFITLSAIGANTYEWNNGATQPNIAVSPSTTTTYEVKGYVGDCYDEKQVTVNVIPSVEADAGEDVVICLDEVATLTATGGDEYEWSTGETTQTIQVSPTVTTQYTVTVFNALDFDEDSIIVEVDTDCEDDEDDEEDDEEEVPNTDDPLDFDFKIFPNPASDIVNVKLSGSINLTKIYLYDITGKLIYKSRVSNENLGMSSTTEIDVSKLLPGIYYIKMVDIYKEISEKLIIQ from the coding sequence ATGTATACAGTTTCTGTATATGATGATTTAGGAAATTTTGATGAAGATAGTGTTACAGTAATAGTAAATCCTAATCCTATAGCTGATCTTGGTATTGATCAAACAATTTGCCAAGGTGAAACCATAACATTAACTGCTGATGGTGGAACCTCCTATTTATGGAGTACTGGAGAAATTACAGATTCTATAGAAGTTAGTCCAATTGTTGAGACAACTTATGATGTAGAAGTAATTTCAAATGGTTGCTCAAGTACAGATAGTATTACTGTTTTTGTAAACGAAGCTCCTAATATTACTGTCAGTGATGATATTGTAATCGTTATTGGTGATTCAACAACACTTGCTGTAAATGGGAGTGATAATTACCTATGGAGCACAGGTGAGACTACAGCTTTTATAAATGTAAATCCCACAGATACTACTACATATACAGTTAGTTCTCTAGGAGCAACAGGGTGTACAACCATATTAGAAGTTACGGTAATTGTAATCCCAGAAGTCATTGCAGATGCTGGTTCAGATACTACAATATGTAGAGATGAAATCGTGACTCTAGCTGCAAGTGGTGGTGGTACATATTTATGGAACACAGGTGAAACAACTGCAGAATTAGTGGTTAGTCCTTTAGTAACTACGACTTATACTGTAACTGTTGAAGATGATTATGGATATGCGGATACAGATAGTGTAACGATTACAGTAAATGAAACTCCAGATATTACAGTAAGTAACGATGTTGTTATTGTAGAGGGGGAATCTACAACTCTTATAGCTTCTGGAGGCGATAATTACTTATGGAACACAGGTGATTCAACTGCAAGTTTGATAGTAAGTCCAATGGTAACAACTACATATTCAGTTATCTCAGTTGCAGATGGTGGATGTGCAGATATAGAACAGGTCACAGTAACAGTAATACCAGAAGTTATAGCATATGCAGGTGAGGATATTACAATATGTAGCGGTGAAATAGTGACTTTAACTGCTACTGGTGGAGGAACTTACCTTTGGAATACTGGTGAAACTGTATCTCAGTTTGATGTTGTTCCGTTAATTACAACTACTTATGATGTAACTGTTGAAGATGACTATGGATATACAGATACTGATAGTATTACCATTACGGTAAATCAAACCCTAGATATTACAGTTAGTAATGATATTATGATAATAGATGGAGAATCTACAACTCTTGTAGCTTCTGGAGGTGATAATTATCAATGGAGTACAAGTGAGACAACAGCGTCAATAATTGTAAGTCCAACAATAACAACAACATATTCAGTAACATCTCTAGGTGCAAGTGGCTGTAATGACACAGAACAGATCACAGTAACTGTAATACCAGAAGTTATTGCTTATGCAGGTGAGGACATCACTATTTGTAGTGGTGAAATAGTGACTTTAAATGCGACAGGTGGAGGAACTTATCTCTGGAATTCAGGAGATACAACATCGCAAATTGAAGTTACACCATTAACTACAACAACATATATAATAACCGTTGAAGATGATTATGGAAATACGGACACTGATAGTGTAACAATTACAGTTAACCAAACTCCAAGTATAACTGTTAATGATGATGTTACTATAATGAATGGCCAATCTGCTACACTTAATGTCAGCGGAAGTGATAATTACGAGTGGAGTACAGGAGAAACAACCGAAACTATAGTTGTTAGTCCAACAGATACTACAACTTATACTGTATTATCTCTTGGTGAAGGTGGTTGTAATGATTTAGAAGAAGTAACTGTAACTGTGGTTCCAGAATTGATTGCTAATGCAGGTGCTGATCAAGAAATCTGTAATGGTGAAAGTATTACTTTAAGTGCTTCAGGAGGAATTATATATACTTGGAATACTGGCGAAACCAGTCAACAAATATTAGTAAGTCCAACTGTAACTACAACTTATATAGTTGTCGCTGAGGATGGTTTTGGAAATTCAGATACTGATAGTGTTAAAATCACTGTAAATGAAGTGCCAAACGTTACAGCAAGTGATGATATTATTATTATGGATGGAGAATCCACAACAATTAGTGCTATTGGTGGTAACAATTATCAATGGGATACAGGTGAAACAAGCGCCTCAATAACAGTTAGCCCAAGTGCAACAACAATATATACTGTAAGTACAATTGGAGTAGGTGGTTGTGAAGATACAGATCAAGTTACAGTAACAGTTATACCAGAATTAATTGCTAATGCAGGTGATGATGTGACAATATGTAGGGGTGATAGCGTTATTTTGAACGCAACTGGAGGTGAAACTTATCTTTGGAATACTGGTGAAACAACATCTCAAATAGAAGTAAGTCCAATAATAACAACGACATATACAATTACTGTAGAGAATGCATTAGGATATACAGATACTGATGATGTAACTATTACAGTAAATGAAACTCCTAACGTTACAGTAAGTCAGAATATTACAATTACAGAGGGTGAAAGTACAAGTTTAGTTGCTAATGGAGCAGAAACATATATATGGAATAATGGGTCTACGTTTAGCACCATTGTTGTTAGTCCAACACAAACCACAACATATATGGTAATTGGTACTTCTGCAAATTCATGTACAGCAGAAGCTCAAGTTACAGTAACAGTAGAAGAACCATTCTTTGCTTCAGCTGGTCAAGATGAACGAGTTTGTAGTGATGATATTTATGAAGTTACTTTAACAGCAACTCAAGGTGATAGTTATTTGTGGAGTACAGGAGAAACAACTCAAACTATAGTTGTCAGTCCTCTATCTACAACAACTTATATTGTTACAGTAACACAAGGTGCTCAAGAAGACACTGATGATGTCACTGTGTATGTAGATCCTAATCCTGAAGTAGTTATTATTAATGGTGATAGTGTAGATATAATGAATGGTGATTTTATTACATTATCTGCAATTGGTGCAAATACATACGAATGGAATAATGGAGCTACACAACCAAATATTGCAGTTAGCCCATCAACTACTACTACATATGAAGTGAAAGGTTATGTAGGTGATTGTTATGATGAAAAACAAGTAACTGTAAATGTCATTCCAAGTGTAGAAGCGGATGCTGGAGAAGATGTAGTAATTTGCTTAGATGAAGTAGCGACTTTAACAGCAACTGGTGGTGATGAATACGAATGGAGTACTGGTGAGACAACTCAAACTATACAAGTATCTCCAACCGTTACAACACAATATACGGTTACAGTATTTAATGCCTTGGATTTTGATGAAGATAGCATAATTGTAGAAGTAGATACTGATTGTGAAGATGATGAAGATGACGAAGAAGATGATGAGGAGGAAGTTCCAAATACTGATGATCCATTGGATTTTGATTTTAAAATATTCCCGAATCCAGCTTCAGATATAGTAAACGTTAAGCTTTCTGGATCAATTAACTTAACTAAAATTTATCTATACGATATCACAGGAAAGCTAATCTATAAGTCTAGAGTTTCTAATGAAAATCTAGGCATGTCTTCAACAACAGAAATTGATGTAAGTAAACTACTTCCTGGTATATATTACATTAAAATGGTAGATATCTATAAAGAGATATCAGAGAAGTTAATTATACAATAA